The genomic interval AACTCCGCAGGCTCGACCCCGACAGCGTGTTCGGAGACACCGTTCAGAGGGTTGGGTCGGTGCGACCGCTACAACACACAGTGTGAAGCTGTCGCGCTACCCGATGGCGGATCGCGATAACAGCCACTACTCACCCATGACCTTGGGTGGTCATTCGTCAAACGAAGGATGCGAATTTTGAGCCCTACCTCAACTAGCAAGCGACCAAGCGAAACGGAGCGGGACGTCAGGTTGAACCTGTTACTTATCCAGGACGAGACAGCGGCGGCCGTGGCGGCAATTGATGATCTGCAGCTGGCGACCCTCGCGCATGAGCTTAGGTCGGCCGAGCGTGTCTTTGTGGCCGGCGCCGGTCGCAGCGGCTTGGTCCTGCGCATGGCTGCCATGCGTCTGATGCATCTGGGCATGACAGTTCATGTGGCCGGTGATACGACGACCCCGGCTATCCGTTCGGGGGATCTCTTGGTGCTGGCATCCGGCTCGGGAACGACTCCGAGTGTCGTCAAGGCAGCAGAAACAGCAGCGAAAGTTGGAGCGCAGGTTGCTGCGATAACAACCAATGCCAGCTCACCTCTGGGCGACCTCGCGGACTGGCTGGTTATCATTTCCGCCGCGCAGAAGACAGACCACGCCTCGACGGTCTCTCGCCAGTACTCCGGCAGCTTGTTCGAACAGACCTTGTTCCTCGCCACTGAGTCTGTGTTTCAGACCCTATGGGGAACCACGGAAGAGCCAGCCGAGCAGCTCTGGCTACGGCACGCGAACCTGGAGTAAGAGACCAAGACCCTTCCAACCCATCACAGTCTTCCGTGTGGACTTCGCAACATCCACACGGATGTCAGCACAACAATCTATAGAAAGCGAAATGATATGAAACTCCAAGTAGCCATGGACCTCCTCACTGTTGAAGATGCCCTCGAGCTGGCCAGCAAGGTTGCCGAATTCGTTGACATCATCGAACTCGGTACCCCCTTGATCAAGTCGGCCGGGCTGTCGGCCATCACCGCCGTGAAGGCGGCTCACCCGGACAAGATCGTCTTCGCTGATATGAAGACCATGGACGCAGGAGAGCTCGAAGCCGACATCGCATTCACGGCTGGCGCCGACCTGGTGTCCGTCCTGGGCAGCGCCGACGATTCCACCATTGCCGGTGCAGTCAAGGCAGCGCAGGCCCACAATAAGGGCATCGTCGTAGACCTCATCGGTGTTACCGATAAGGTCACCCGCGCCCAGGAAGCCCGGGCACTTGGTGCCAAGTTCGTAGAGTTCCACGCCGGTCTGGACGAGCAGTCCCAGCCGGGCTACGACCTGAAGGGCCTGCTGAGCGCGGGCGAAGAAGCGCGGGTTCCGTTCTCCGTGGCGGGCGGCGTGAACGCCAGCACGATCAAGGCCGTCCAGAGCGCCGGTGCCGAAGTGGCAGTCGCAGGCGGTTCTATCTACGGTGCCCAGGACCCAGCTGCGGCCGCTAAGGAACTTAGGGCAGCCATCATCTAGGCATCAACGACCAAAGGAGTGGTCTGCGCCCCATCTCTGTCGGCGCAGACCACTCCTTTGGCTACGTCGACTTCTAGAGTCGCGTCGCCATAACTTGGGCGCGGGTGCAGCAAACGTTGACGACAGCCATGAGGAGCAGACATGAAACGTCAATCACAGCGTTCTCGCCAGGAGACCGAGGGTCCCTCAGACTGGAAGCCCGTAGCTTACTGGGAGACGCTAACGTCGGGGTGATCCGGTCGAAGTTTGGTCTGAAGGGAAGCAGCTCCTTTACGCATACGGGGATGAGCTGACCGAAGACGGAAGCATTATCTGGTTAGTTGAAGACATAACTGCCAGCCGCCGCCTATTTCTCAGGGGGGGGACAGCATCACCCTCTACAGACCACAGCCACGCGCAGTCGGGTTCGGAGGCCAGCCCTCACGCCCGTCAGATCCCCTGCGGTCCTGCGGCACGATTTGGCGACGTCAACGTCGCAAGCGCTGTTGGCGCTGTGCGGAAAGTCGGTAAGAAGGTGCGGCTCGGTACCGGCCGACGTTCGCGGAGCTGATGCGTTTGCCAAGGCCGTTCAGCGCCACAGCGCTTCTGATCATCCGGGCATCGGTGAATTCTCGCAGAACGAGAATCCGCGTTGATGGACCTGAGAGTTCGGGGTAGATTCCAGAGTGAAACTCATCACAAACTAGCGAGCTCCAGACACCACGCAATTCGACGTTGCACTGCTGGAACGGCTCCAGGAGCTGACCAGGAAGACCAATCCCATGACCACAATTTTCCGCCACCTTCGGCCCGTGTATTCCAAGGTGGCTCTGTTCTCAGCGCAGCCCTCGTCGGATCTCTCGCAATGACGAGTTGCAGCCCCAGCGATCCAGGCGCCGGTGCTGGTTCCCAGTTGGCTTCAGGCGGCAGCCTGAGCAAGGTAACGGTTGGCCTACTGCCCATCACCGATGTTGCGCCCGTCTATCTGGGAATTCAGGAGGGGTTTTTCGAAACGGAACGCTTTGAGCTTGAAGTCCAGCTTGCCCTGGGCGCTGCGGCAATCGTCTCGGGCCAGTACCAGTTCGGATACAGCTCACTCCTTGTGGCGCACCAAAACGAGATCCCGATTCAAGTAACGTCCAACGGGTCATCTTCCACGAATATTGCGACGGAGGACACCACGGAAGTAGCAGCCCTGGCAAACAGCGACATTAGCAGCGTCGCTGACCTGGCAGGAAAGACCGTCGCGGGCAGAACGGCCGCGGCATTGCCATCGTGCGAAGCGGAGTGGAGGACGACATTACAGCCGTCGCCTCACCCATTGTGATTGGTGGCCGGACCGCAGAAGCCCTCAGCATCGTCGTACCTAGCTACCGCTTGGACGAAGTGAAGGCCCAGAAATTTGGGGATGAATTGGTGGGGGTAGCGAACAACATCCTCGTGGAACCCTCCGGAAACCATGAAGTACCCAGGAAAGTATGGAAGAGAAATGATCAAGTTTGAAAATGTCACCAAGGCATACCCCGACGGTACTGTCGCGGTCGACGGGCTGAACCTGGAGGCACCCACCGGGAAGCTGACCATCCTGGTTGGTCCCTCCGGCTGTGGCAAGACCACCTCGCTCAGGATGATCAACCGCCTGATTGAACCCACCAGTGGCACCATCTACCTGGATGACCAGCCAACTTCCGGCATGGACGCAGCGTTGCTCCGCCGCCGGATCGGCTATGTCATCCAGCACGCCGGGCTCTTCCCGCACCGCACTATCGTGGATAACGTCGCGACGATGCCGGTCCTCCTCGGCGAGAGCCGGCAGAAGGCCCGGACCCAGGCGCTCGAACTGATGGAGCGTGTAGGCCTGCCCGCGAGCTTCGCCAAGCGTTATCCCTGGCAGCTCTCGGGCGGCCAGCAGCAGCGTGTGGGCGTGGCCCGGGCGCTGGCATCGGACCCGGCGTTCATGCTGATGGACGAACCCTTCAGCGCCGTGGACCCTGTGGTCCGTGCGCAGCTCCAGGACGAATTCCTCCGCCTGCAGCGTGAAATCGGCAAGACCATCATCATGGTTACCCACGACATCGACGAGGCCCTCAAGCTCGGGGACCAGGTGGCCGTGATGCGCGTCGGCGGGAAGCTCGCCCAGATGGCCACGCCGTCGGAGCTGCTGACCTCCCCGGCGGATGAATTCGTGGCGGACTTCGTGGGACGCGACCGGGGCTACCGTTCGCTTGGTTTCACGAATAACGCCGGCGCTGTGGCCATCGGCGAAGAAGCTGTGGTCCAGCTCGGAGCCTCCGCCGCGGAGGCACACGCGAGGGCCTCCGGCGCTTGGGTGCTGGTGGTCGACGGCGGACGGAGGCCGCTTGGCTGGGCACAGCCGGAGCTCGTCACTGGCGAGCTCAAGCGCGAGCACTTGAACCTCAGCGGCATCCCCGCGGCCGCTTCGGGAACGATGCGCCAGCTTCTGGATGCGGCCCTGTCCTCGCCGAGCCGCCGCGGTGTTGTGGTCAATAAGCACGGTGAGCTCATCGGCACGGTGACTGCGTCCGATATCGTCAAGGCCATCGAGGCCGAACCGCACTTGGAGACGGCGCGATGAAGCTCGAGTGGCTCGGCCGCCAGTTCGACAATATTGTGTTCCTGCTCGGCTGGCATGTTCTGCTGGCCGTCATCCCCCTGGTCCTGGGCCTGATCATCGCGCTGCCCCTTGGCTGGTGGGCCCACCGGAGCCGGAGGATCTACCCGCTGCTGGTAGGTGTCGCGGGCCTGCTGTACACCGTGCCTTCGCTGGCATTGTTCGTGCTGCTGCCGTTGATCCTGGGCACCAAGATTCTGGACCCCCTCAACATCGTGGCCGCGCTGACCATTTACACGGTGGCGCTGCTGGTCCGGGTGGTGGCCGATGCCCTGGATTCCGTTCCCGAAGATACAGTCCAGGCGGCGAAAGCCATGGGCTACCGCGGCTACCAGAGCCTCCTGAAGGTCGAGCTCCCGGTGGGCATCCCGGTCATCAGTGCCGGCCTGCGCGTTGCCGCGGTCTCCAACGTGAGCCTGGTGTCAGTGGCGGCACTGCTGGGTATCCCGCAGCTTGGTTCGCTCTTCACCCAGGGCTTCCAGCTGCGGTTCTTCACGCCGATCATCGCCGGCATCGTCCTCTGCGTGGTCCTGGCCATGATCCTTGACGGGCTGATTATCCTTCTCAACCGGTGGCTGACACCGTGGACCCCCAAGGTGGTGGCATCATGAACTACTTGTTCGACCCCGCGCACTGGACCGGTGCCGATGGCATCCCGAACCTGATCGTTGAGCACCTCGTGTACTCGCTCATCGCCCTCGCCATCGCGGCCGTGATCGCGGTTCCGCTCGGCGTCTACATCGGCGTCACCGGCAAGGGCGTCTTCATGATCGCCGGCCTGGCCAACGCCCTCCGCGCCCTGCCCAGCGTGGGACTTCTGATCCTGCTCGTGCTGCTGATCTCACCCGCCTTCCCGTCCAAGATGGGCTACATCCTGCCGAGCCTGATCGTGCTGGTGCTGATCGCGGTGCCGCCCATCTTGACCAACACCTATGCCGGCGTCCGTGCGGTGGATGCTGCCGCGGTCGACGCCGCGAAGGGCATGGGTTTCCGCACTATAAAGATCCTCACGGATGTTCAGCTCCCCTGCTCGCTCCCGCTGGTGCTGTCCGGCGTCCGAAGTGCTTTGCTGCAGATCATCTCGACGGCGACCATTGCTGCCTTCATTTCGCTCGGTGGCCTTGGCCGCCTGCTGATCGACGGCAAGGCCCAGAACGACTACAGCCAGATGGTTGCGGGCGCTGTGCTTGTTGCCTTGGTCGCGTTGGTATTCGACCAAGTCCTCGCTTTCATCACCCGCCGGGTCGTCTCACCAGGACTGACCCGACGCACCATCAAATCGGTTATAGCAGCCGAGCCCGTGAAAATCCCCGTCACGGTCTGAATCACCACTCCACGCATCATCCCCTTCGCCGTCCGGCGAAGACCCGCCCCAGCCTGGCCGCTGCATGCCCTGCGCCAGCCTCCCCCAGAGAGCATTGACATGAAAAAGTACCTGACCGGCATCACCCTCGCGGCTGCTGCCGCCATTGCCCTGACCGCCTGCGGCGGGGATCCGATGAGCAGCTCCAACACCCAGACCGCCGCCTCGGGCGACAGCATCATCGTCGGTTCCGCGGACTTCCCGGAAAGCCAGCTGATTGCCAAGATCTACGCCGAGGCCCTCAACGCCAATGGTGTCCAGGTTACTGAGAAGCCGAGCATCGGCAGCCGCGAGGTCACCATTCCCGCCCTCAAGGACGGCTCCATCGACCTCATGCCCGAATACGGCGGAGCCCTTTTGCAGTACCTTGACCCCACAACCAAGGCGGTGACTTCGGATGAGGTTACCAAAGAACTCGGCACCAAGATCCCGTCCGGGCTGACTCAGCTCACGGCATCTCAAGCAGAGGACAAGGATGTCCTGGCAGTGAAGAAAGAAACAGCCGATAAGTACAACCTCAAGTCCACCAGCGATCTGCAGCGGGTGGCCGGGGAAATGGGCTTGGGTGCTGCTCCGGAGTGGAAGACCCGCCTCAACGGCGTCGCAGGGCTGAAGTCCGTCTACGGCCTTGAGTTCAAGGAATTCCTACCGCTTGACGCCGGCGGACCGCTGACGCTGAACGCCCTTCTTTCCGGCCAGGTACACGTTGGAAACCTATTCAGTACTGATCCCGCCCTGACCGCCAACAATCTCGTGGTGCTCGATGACGACAAGAACCTGTTCCTGTCCGAGAACATCGTCCCGGTCATCAACGAGAACAAGGCCACAACCACCGTCAAGGAGGTCCTGGACAAGGTCTCCGCGGCGCTGACCACTGAGGACCTCATCGAGATGAACGGCCGTGTGGCGAAGTTCGAGGACGTCGGCGAGATCGCCAAGGACTGGCTGAAGTCCAAGAATCTGGCCTAGGCCCGCCGCAGGACAACAGGAGTACACAATGACAGCCGATTTCACCACCGGTGCCCGCCCGGTCAAAGCTGCCCGCGGCACTGAGCTCACCGCCAAGAGCTGGCAGACCGAAGCGCCGCTGCGCATGCTGATGAACAACCTCGATCCCGAGGTGGCCGAACGCCCGGATGACCTGGTGGTCTACGGCGGCACGGGCCGGGCCGTCCGGTCCTGGGCGGCGTTCGATGCGATCACCCGCACCCTGGAAACCATGGAAAGCGACGAGACGCTGCTGGTCCAGTCCGGCAAGCCCGTCGGTGTGTTCCGGACCAACGAATGGGCGCCTCGTGTGCTCCTGGCCAACTCCAACCTCGTGGGCGACTGGGCCAACTGGCCCGAGTTCCGCCGCCTCGAGGCCGAGGGCCTGATGATGTATGGCCAGATGACCGCCGGGTCCTGGATCTACATCGGCACCCAGGGCATCCTGCAGGGCACCTTCGAAACCTTCGCCGCGATCGCCCGCAAACTCACCGGCGACGAGGACGGCACCCTCGCCGGAACCCTGACCCTGACCGGCGGCTGCGGCGGCATGGGCGGCGCCCAGCCGCTCGCCGTCACCCTGAACGAGGGCGCCTGCCTGATCGTCGACGTCGACGAAAGCCACCTGCGCCGCCGCGCCGGCAAACGCTACCTCGACGAGGTCGAAACGGACCTCGACACCGCCATCGCCAAGGTCCTGGCGGCCAAGGAAGAGCGCCGCGGCTGGTCCGTGGGCTACGTCGGGAACGCCGCCGAGGTCTTCCCCGAGATCCTGCGCCGCCACAACGCCGGTGAGCTCACCGTGGACATTGTCACGGACCAGACCTCGGCCCACGATCCGCTGTCCTACCTGCCCGAGGGCATCTCGGTGGGCGAATGGCACAGCGAGGCCGCCGCGGACCCGGAGGGCTTCACCAAAAAGGCCCAGGCGTCCATGGCCAAACACGTCCAGGCCATGGTCGAATTCCAGGACGCCGGCGCGGAGGTCTTCGATTACGGCAACTCCATCCGCGACGAGGCCCGCACCGGCGGCTACGCCCGGGCGTTCGAGTTTCCCGGCTTCGTCCCGGCCTACATCCGCCCGCTGTTCTGCGAGGGCCTGGGCCCGTTCCGCTGGGTGGCGCTCTCCGGCGACCCGGAGGACATCGCCGTCACCGACAAGGCCATCAAGGAACTCTTCCCCGAGAACAAGCACCTGCACCGCTGGATCGACGCGGCCCAGGAACGCGTCGAGTTCGAGGGCCTGCCGGCCCGGATCTGCTGGCTCGGCTACGGCGACCGTGCCAAGGCCGGGCTGCTGTTCAACCAGCTCGTCAAGGAAGGCAAGGTCAAGGCGCCCATCGTGATCGGCCGCGACCATCTGGACTCCGGCTCCGTCGCCTCCCCGTACCGCGAGACCGAGGCCATGGCCGACGGCTCCGACGCGATCGCCGACTGGCCGCTGCTCAACGCCCTGCTCAACACCGCCTCCGGCGCCACCTGGGTCTCCATCCACCACGGCGGCGGCGTCGGCATCGGCCGCTCCATCCACGCCGGCCAGGTCTCCGTCGCCGACGGCACCGACCTCGCCGCGCAGAAACTCGAACGCCTCCTCACCAACGACCCCGGCATGGGCGTCATCCGCCACGCCGACGCCGGCTACGACCGCGCCCTCGACGTCGCCAACGAACGCGGCGTCCGCATCGCCATGAAGGAGACAGCAGCGAACGCGGGCAGGTAGCCCGCAAGCAGTTGGCCTCTACATCAAGGAGCCCGGTGGCCGGAGCTCTCCGGCGGCCGGGGCCGAGGGCTGAGGTCATCTGTTGGACGTTCCACTTCGGGGGACTTCGCGCTTTGGGAAGGCTGCATCGAGGGTTCACGGCGCACGATTTTCTGTGCTCGACTTGCCGACTCCAGGTGGGCTTCGAAGTGCAGTCCCAGTTGGTGGTGGCGGTCGTCCCGATATATCACTACCGTGCGACGAAGCAACGTTGTCCATGTGCACGGAGTGGAGACTGTTGCCTAGCAAGAAGCTCGGGCTCGCCGCGTCGGAGCGCACGCATAGTTTCCGGCGGCAACGGCCGGGGCGTATCCATTACTAGAGGAGCCACATTGATTGTGTATTCTGGGTCAACCACAACATCTGAAGTCGTCGCCATTGCGCGAGAACGAGCCGGTGTCGCGATCTCAACCGCTGTCATTGATTCGATCCGATTCGCCCATCATGAAGCCGCCACTCTTTCGGAACGGATCCCAACTTACGGCCGATCGACTGGCTTTGGCGCCAACAAAACTGCCGTAGTTGACGAGAAGGACAGCGCGCACGGGATGCGTCTTCTTCGAAGTAGCGCTGTCGATTCCGGAAGTCCGCTACCCGAAGACGCCGTCCGGGCGATGCTTGCCGTGCGCCTGTCGCAGCTGTGCACCCCTGGAGCGGGCCTCGAAGACCGTATCCTGCCAGCACTTGCCTCTATGCTCAACGCCAATTCTCTGCCCACGATCCGCGAGTTCGGCTCAGTTGGTTCGGCTGACCTTTCAGCTCTTTGTGGGGCAGCGCTTACGTTGCTGGGTGAGCGGCCCGCCACCGGCCCTCTCGAGCCCATGGCGGCCTGGGGAAAGGACAGCGCACTGCCCTTTGTCTCTAGCAACGCCCTGACTATCGGCCGTGCAGTTCTTGCCGCTCACGATCTCCGCCAGACAGTTGATGCAGAGCTTGTGACATACGCACTCACCTTCACGGGGCTTTCGGGCAACCCTTCCCCCTTTAGCGATGCCTCGGCCAAAGGCACCGCAGCTGAAGGAGCACAGCGATTTGCTGAGAGAATGCGGAACATCGTTGGCGCTGATCATAGTCCGTCGCGCATACAGGACCCGTACGGGCTGCGTGCTTTTTTGCCGTCCACCATAGGCCTTATTAATGCTATGGACAAGATCGAGGAGTTGCTGTCGCGACTCATTGTCGCAGCTCAGGAGAATCCTCTCTTCGTGTATAACGAAGACGGCAGGGGGGTCGCTGTTGAGCACAGTGCTGGATTCCACCAGGCTCCGTTGTCGTTGGCTCTCGACGGTGTCAAAATTGCTTTGGCCCAGACTGTTCCTCTGAGTATGTCCAGAATTCGGATGATGACAGAGCCGGAATACACGTTACTAAACCCGTTCCTGGCAGTCGGGGAGGAGAGTGCTTCCGGCGTCATGACGATTGAATACGTTGTCGGCAGCGCCTATGGGGCAATACATACAGCTGCCCATCCCAGCAGCCTGGCAACTGTGGTTTTGTCGAGGGGCACGGAGGAGGACGCAAGCTTTGCGAGCGAGGGAGTGGTTCAGCTGGAGAGAGCTGTTCGCGCCTATCGCTCTGTAGTAGCAGGTGAACTCGTTATCGCTACACGCCTACTGCGGCAACGGGGCCTAGTACCAACTGACATGCGTTCGGCTACTACGTCGGACGCGTACGAAATGGCGCTCTCGTT from Pseudarthrobacter sp. SSS035 carries:
- a CDS encoding IclR family transcriptional regulator C-terminal domain-containing protein, with the translated sequence MEDDITAVASPIVIGGRTAEALSIVVPSYRLDEVKAQKFGDELVGVANNILVEPSGNHEVPRKVWKRNDQV
- the hxlA gene encoding 3-hexulose-6-phosphate synthase codes for the protein MKLQVAMDLLTVEDALELASKVAEFVDIIELGTPLIKSAGLSAITAVKAAHPDKIVFADMKTMDAGELEADIAFTAGADLVSVLGSADDSTIAGAVKAAQAHNKGIVVDLIGVTDKVTRAQEARALGAKFVEFHAGLDEQSQPGYDLKGLLSAGEEARVPFSVAGGVNASTIKAVQSAGAEVAVAGGSIYGAQDPAAAAKELRAAII
- a CDS encoding ABC transporter substrate-binding protein, coding for MASGGSLSKVTVGLLPITDVAPVYLGIQEGFFETERFELEVQLALGAAAIVSGQYQFGYSSLLVAHQNEIPIQVTSNGSSSTNIATEDTTEVAALANSDISSVADLAGKTVAGRTAAALPSCEAEWRTTLQPSPHPL
- a CDS encoding ABC transporter permease, which produces MNYLFDPAHWTGADGIPNLIVEHLVYSLIALAIAAVIAVPLGVYIGVTGKGVFMIAGLANALRALPSVGLLILLVLLISPAFPSKMGYILPSLIVLVLIAVPPILTNTYAGVRAVDAAAVDAAKGMGFRTIKILTDVQLPCSLPLVLSGVRSALLQIISTATIAAFISLGGLGRLLIDGKAQNDYSQMVAGAVLVALVALVFDQVLAFITRRVVSPGLTRRTIKSVIAAEPVKIPVTV
- a CDS encoding aromatic amino acid lyase, whose protein sequence is MYSGSTTTSEVVAIARERAGVAISTAVIDSIRFAHHEAATLSERIPTYGRSTGFGANKTAVVDEKDSAHGMRLLRSSAVDSGSPLPEDAVRAMLAVRLSQLCTPGAGLEDRILPALASMLNANSLPTIREFGSVGSADLSALCGAALTLLGERPATGPLEPMAAWGKDSALPFVSSNALTIGRAVLAAHDLRQTVDAELVTYALTFTGLSGNPSPFSDASAKGTAAEGAQRFAERMRNIVGADHSPSRIQDPYGLRAFLPSTIGLINAMDKIEELLSRLIVAAQENPLFVYNEDGRGVAVEHSAGFHQAPLSLALDGVKIALAQTVPLSMSRIRMMTEPEYTLLNPFLAVGEESASGVMTIEYVVGSAYGAIHTAAHPSSLATVVLSRGTEEDASFASEGVVQLERAVRAYRSVVAGELVIATRLLRQRGLVPTDMRSATTSDAYEMALSLPQDDSDRDQREDLEAAEGILERLASLGR
- a CDS encoding ABC transporter substrate-binding protein — translated: MKKYLTGITLAAAAAIALTACGGDPMSSSNTQTAASGDSIIVGSADFPESQLIAKIYAEALNANGVQVTEKPSIGSREVTIPALKDGSIDLMPEYGGALLQYLDPTTKAVTSDEVTKELGTKIPSGLTQLTASQAEDKDVLAVKKETADKYNLKSTSDLQRVAGEMGLGAAPEWKTRLNGVAGLKSVYGLEFKEFLPLDAGGPLTLNALLSGQVHVGNLFSTDPALTANNLVVLDDDKNLFLSENIVPVINENKATTTVKEVLDKVSAALTTEDLIEMNGRVAKFEDVGEIAKDWLKSKNLA
- a CDS encoding ATP-binding cassette domain-containing protein is translated as MIKFENVTKAYPDGTVAVDGLNLEAPTGKLTILVGPSGCGKTTSLRMINRLIEPTSGTIYLDDQPTSGMDAALLRRRIGYVIQHAGLFPHRTIVDNVATMPVLLGESRQKARTQALELMERVGLPASFAKRYPWQLSGGQQQRVGVARALASDPAFMLMDEPFSAVDPVVRAQLQDEFLRLQREIGKTIIMVTHDIDEALKLGDQVAVMRVGGKLAQMATPSELLTSPADEFVADFVGRDRGYRSLGFTNNAGAVAIGEEAVVQLGASAAEAHARASGAWVLVVDGGRRPLGWAQPELVTGELKREHLNLSGIPAAASGTMRQLLDAALSSPSRRGVVVNKHGELIGTVTASDIVKAIEAEPHLETAR
- a CDS encoding ABC transporter permease, with product MKLEWLGRQFDNIVFLLGWHVLLAVIPLVLGLIIALPLGWWAHRSRRIYPLLVGVAGLLYTVPSLALFVLLPLILGTKILDPLNIVAALTIYTVALLVRVVADALDSVPEDTVQAAKAMGYRGYQSLLKVELPVGIPVISAGLRVAAVSNVSLVSVAALLGIPQLGSLFTQGFQLRFFTPIIAGIVLCVVLAMILDGLIILLNRWLTPWTPKVVAS
- the hxlB gene encoding 6-phospho-3-hexuloisomerase; translated protein: MRILSPTSTSKRPSETERDVRLNLLLIQDETAAAVAAIDDLQLATLAHELRSAERVFVAGAGRSGLVLRMAAMRLMHLGMTVHVAGDTTTPAIRSGDLLVLASGSGTTPSVVKAAETAAKVGAQVAAITTNASSPLGDLADWLVIISAAQKTDHASTVSRQYSGSLFEQTLFLATESVFQTLWGTTEEPAEQLWLRHANLE
- a CDS encoding urocanate hydratase; the encoded protein is MTADFTTGARPVKAARGTELTAKSWQTEAPLRMLMNNLDPEVAERPDDLVVYGGTGRAVRSWAAFDAITRTLETMESDETLLVQSGKPVGVFRTNEWAPRVLLANSNLVGDWANWPEFRRLEAEGLMMYGQMTAGSWIYIGTQGILQGTFETFAAIARKLTGDEDGTLAGTLTLTGGCGGMGGAQPLAVTLNEGACLIVDVDESHLRRRAGKRYLDEVETDLDTAIAKVLAAKEERRGWSVGYVGNAAEVFPEILRRHNAGELTVDIVTDQTSAHDPLSYLPEGISVGEWHSEAAADPEGFTKKAQASMAKHVQAMVEFQDAGAEVFDYGNSIRDEARTGGYARAFEFPGFVPAYIRPLFCEGLGPFRWVALSGDPEDIAVTDKAIKELFPENKHLHRWIDAAQERVEFEGLPARICWLGYGDRAKAGLLFNQLVKEGKVKAPIVIGRDHLDSGSVASPYRETEAMADGSDAIADWPLLNALLNTASGATWVSIHHGGGVGIGRSIHAGQVSVADGTDLAAQKLERLLTNDPGMGVIRHADAGYDRALDVANERGVRIAMKETAANAGR